The following are from one region of the Veillonella nakazawae genome:
- the moaC gene encoding cyclic pyranopterin monophosphate synthase MoaC, which translates to MDLTHFDQDGNAWMVDVSDKDITSRTAIAEGFIAINDVIYERIAGGTIKKGDVLSVAQLAAIMGAKQTSNLIPLCHPLALTKVEVHCSLVDGESPACTDENHNKAVKVRAIVKTTGKTGVEMEALTAVQVGLLTVYDMCKAIDKGMIMGPTYLVEKEGGKSGHFVRSFVE; encoded by the coding sequence ATGGATTTAACACATTTTGATCAAGATGGTAATGCTTGGATGGTGGACGTATCCGATAAGGATATCACATCCCGCACAGCCATCGCAGAAGGATTCATAGCAATCAATGATGTAATTTATGAGCGCATTGCTGGAGGTACTATAAAAAAGGGCGATGTCCTTAGTGTTGCGCAACTAGCTGCTATTATGGGGGCTAAGCAAACGAGCAATCTCATTCCTCTTTGTCATCCATTAGCGCTCACAAAGGTTGAGGTTCACTGCTCTTTAGTAGATGGTGAAAGCCCTGCTTGCACTGATGAAAATCATAACAAGGCCGTCAAGGTACGTGCCATCGTTAAGACTACTGGAAAAACGGGCGTTGAAATGGAGGCCCTTACAGCTGTACAAGTGGGCTTGCTCACCGTATACGATATGTGTAAGGCCATTGATAAAGGCATGATTATGGGACCTACATACCTCGTAGAAAAAGAAGGCGGGAAAAGTGGACATTTTGTGCGTTCCTTTGTAGAATAA
- a CDS encoding autotransporter outer membrane beta-barrel domain-containing protein — translation MKLHRHLSAVMAALVLTGISYSAIATEITVTSDKAEELLGLTMGSPVQTQPEVKHIEDTLTVNVHGKSLTEAGKSKNVTGIYNGFGSQLTVDKDLIVRLKNDAPASKRELGHYYMSAVYAGYGGKVPRLSKDNPDRDYGDTNIHVKGNVDIDAIGSGLQVNQRGHILVDGGGKIITHPVETSDTYSVVAEEGDVYVNAGADGKHPGTHDLVVVGNVGLIDKDYGRDPNHNEEPTNVGLAFTTPNSSLTGAVLNEYAESNKNPHNSGADIYLQNGATWNNEWIGIERPTPKKERPSGDNAAYLYKGSKVRNFVGGVNPTAVGNIHPIDARPITIQNYSGYVNTIYKSGVPASDTGKGQIIVEHAADNSHITMQGDHSGNTIDDASYKKDIQALAEKLQYTGNDKKLSTTVQINEGVTTPGAVADLGADHFDSQGHLVVDDTTKVVRASESSLVGGTKSALTSTVMAWKNNTNNLQRRLGDLRLANTDKGVWAKYIGGKSKITDGADAHMTYNGVQVGYDHKATNGWIFGGAIDYSTSSNSYANGSGDGKLGGIALYGTKQHEDGRYIDIIARGNRLSNDYSLNSISGQRLNGNYHTFGTSLSAEYGKRIKKQNGFYIDPSVEFILGRLNGVSYDATIAGGGSMHVKSDAVNSAVGRLGIGIGKETEKSNIFAKLALAHEFSGKVNTTYSAPGNPTVQTTVDLKDTWLDAEIGGSWSVRPSTYLYGTFTKNFGATIDNTWRIDAGVRHNF, via the coding sequence ATGAAGTTACATCGCCATTTATCCGCTGTGATGGCTGCTTTAGTTTTAACTGGTATATCTTATTCTGCGATAGCAACAGAAATTACTGTAACAAGCGATAAAGCAGAGGAGTTGCTGGGTTTAACAATGGGGTCACCAGTACAAACGCAACCTGAGGTTAAACACATAGAGGATACATTAACAGTTAATGTACATGGTAAAAGTTTAACAGAGGCTGGTAAAAGTAAGAATGTTACAGGTATTTATAATGGCTTTGGTTCACAACTAACGGTAGATAAAGACCTTATTGTACGATTAAAGAATGATGCACCAGCATCGAAGCGAGAATTAGGTCATTATTATATGAGTGCAGTCTATGCTGGTTATGGCGGTAAGGTACCACGTCTAAGTAAAGATAACCCTGATCGAGACTATGGTGATACTAATATTCATGTGAAAGGTAATGTAGATATCGATGCTATCGGCTCTGGTTTACAAGTCAATCAACGAGGTCATATCCTTGTTGATGGAGGCGGTAAGATTATCACTCATCCTGTAGAAACATCTGATACCTATTCTGTAGTAGCAGAAGAAGGGGATGTATATGTTAATGCAGGCGCTGATGGCAAACATCCAGGCACTCATGACTTGGTTGTTGTTGGTAATGTAGGCTTAATCGATAAGGACTATGGTCGCGATCCAAACCATAATGAAGAACCGACGAATGTAGGTTTAGCTTTCACAACACCAAATTCTAGCCTCACAGGTGCTGTATTAAATGAATATGCTGAAAGCAATAAAAATCCTCATAATTCTGGTGCAGATATTTACTTACAAAATGGTGCTACTTGGAATAATGAGTGGATTGGTATAGAGCGCCCTACACCTAAAAAAGAACGTCCATCAGGGGATAATGCAGCATACCTATACAAGGGCAGTAAGGTTCGTAATTTTGTAGGTGGTGTTAACCCAACTGCAGTAGGTAACATTCATCCTATCGATGCGCGGCCTATAACAATTCAGAACTATAGCGGTTATGTGAATACTATTTATAAATCTGGTGTGCCGGCTAGTGATACAGGAAAAGGGCAAATCATCGTTGAACATGCGGCGGATAATAGCCATATTACAATGCAAGGCGACCATTCCGGTAATACCATCGACGATGCAAGCTACAAAAAGGATATTCAAGCATTAGCTGAGAAATTACAATACACAGGCAATGATAAGAAGCTTAGCACAACAGTTCAAATTAATGAAGGTGTTACTACACCTGGTGCTGTAGCAGACCTAGGGGCAGATCATTTTGATTCTCAAGGTCATCTCGTTGTAGATGATACAACAAAAGTTGTTCGTGCTAGTGAATCATCGCTCGTAGGTGGCACAAAATCTGCCCTTACTTCAACAGTTATGGCGTGGAAAAATAATACTAATAATTTACAACGTCGTTTAGGTGACCTTCGTCTAGCTAATACAGATAAAGGAGTATGGGCTAAATATATAGGTGGTAAATCTAAGATTACAGATGGTGCTGATGCACATATGACATACAATGGCGTACAAGTTGGTTACGACCATAAGGCAACTAATGGTTGGATTTTTGGTGGTGCTATTGATTACAGCACATCTAGCAACTCTTATGCCAACGGCAGTGGCGACGGTAAGCTTGGCGGTATAGCCTTATATGGTACAAAACAACATGAGGATGGTCGGTATATAGATATCATCGCTCGTGGTAATAGATTATCCAACGACTATAGCCTTAACTCAATTAGTGGCCAACGTTTGAATGGTAACTACCATACATTTGGTACATCCTTGAGTGCTGAATATGGCAAACGTATTAAAAAACAAAATGGTTTCTATATCGACCCTAGTGTAGAATTTATTCTAGGGCGTTTAAATGGTGTATCCTATGATGCAACTATTGCAGGCGGCGGATCCATGCATGTGAAATCTGATGCTGTAAACTCTGCGGTAGGTAGACTTGGTATTGGTATTGGTAAAGAAACAGAAAAATCTAATATCTTTGCAAAACTAGCACTAGCTCATGAATTCTCTGGTAAGGTAAATACTACATATTCTGCACCAGGTAATCCAACAGTACAAACAACTGTAGATTTAAAGGATACATGGCTTGATGCGGAAATCGGCGGTTCTTGGAGCGTTCGTCCTAGTACATATCTATATGGTACATTCACTAAAAACTTTGGTGCTACTATAGATAATACATGGCGTATCGATGCAGGCGTTAGACATAACTTTTAA
- the murB gene encoding UDP-N-acetylmuramate dehydrogenase produces the protein MANNNNQNIKDLKEALLEKLPSTRVREQELLCHHTTFKIGGPADLFIEPTTMDELSFTLRKIHESQVPVTIIGCGSNILVKDGGIRGAVVSVRHMTQIMDCNDNVLCIGSGYMLKDASEFAWENGLSGLEFAIGIPGTLGGAVFMNAGAYDGEMSHVVTSVLAVDFEGNIKEYDASHLDFGYRHSVFHDNHEVIGEVIMTLQPGDKDAIKARMDELTEKRESKQPLEYASAGSTFKRPPGYFAGTLIEQTGLKGLSVGDAQVSHKHAGFVINTGNAKAKDVLDLIKEVQKRVYDQHGVHLEPEVRMIGED, from the coding sequence ATGGCGAACAACAACAACCAAAACATTAAGGACTTAAAAGAAGCCTTATTAGAGAAATTACCTAGTACACGTGTACGAGAACAGGAACTGCTTTGTCATCATACGACATTTAAAATTGGTGGTCCTGCTGATTTATTTATTGAACCTACGACGATGGATGAGTTGAGCTTTACGCTACGCAAGATTCACGAATCACAAGTGCCTGTAACTATTATTGGTTGCGGCTCCAATATTTTGGTGAAAGATGGTGGTATTCGCGGTGCTGTCGTATCGGTTCGACATATGACACAAATCATGGATTGCAATGATAATGTATTATGCATTGGTTCTGGTTATATGTTAAAAGATGCTTCTGAATTTGCTTGGGAAAACGGACTATCTGGCCTTGAATTTGCCATTGGTATTCCAGGTACACTTGGTGGTGCTGTATTTATGAATGCAGGTGCTTATGACGGGGAAATGAGCCATGTGGTCACTTCAGTACTAGCTGTAGACTTCGAGGGCAATATTAAGGAGTACGATGCATCTCACTTGGATTTTGGATATCGTCATAGCGTATTCCACGATAACCATGAGGTTATTGGGGAGGTTATTATGACGTTACAACCTGGTGATAAGGATGCTATTAAGGCTCGCATGGATGAGCTCACAGAAAAGCGCGAATCTAAACAACCTTTAGAGTATGCTAGTGCAGGTTCAACCTTTAAGCGCCCACCAGGGTATTTTGCAGGTACTTTGATTGAACAAACAGGTCTTAAAGGGTTATCTGTTGGTGACGCACAAGTATCTCATAAGCATGCTGGTTTTGTTATCAATACTGGCAATGCTAAAGCTAAAGATGTACTTGATCTTATTAAAGAAGTACAAAAACGCGTATATGATCAACATGGTGTACATCTGGAGCCAGAAGTACGTATGATTGGTGAAGATTAA
- a CDS encoding epoxyqueuosine reductase, translating into MNTLLAREIHDKALACGYDSCGIVPLDALDFYKDRLTKRLEDVPESEDVYAHSKDFLALKDNYPWAQSIVVCTEYFGNYKFPVSLQKRYAKGLLLSLSNIPDGVEFKRRQSFETWLQSQNIQYIGGETAKPAGVVPLRPASVAAGLGIYRKNNFFYGPKGSNYELVAYLIDKSCEYIHDTDIPPCPDSCNLCQQGCKTKSLSAPFTMNPMTCVSFINTFGDGNMPEGITEDMLEEWIIGCDNCQDSCPFNKNHDWSIGKDYPGLDELEPILQPEFILKASDEEIIEQMIPKFCFHLTNEQIPLLRKSARRAIEYRNRWQKQ; encoded by the coding sequence ATGAATACTTTATTGGCACGAGAGATTCATGATAAAGCGCTAGCATGTGGCTATGATAGTTGTGGTATAGTGCCTCTTGATGCACTTGATTTTTATAAAGATCGGTTGACGAAGCGTTTAGAAGATGTACCTGAAAGTGAAGATGTATATGCTCATAGTAAAGACTTTCTAGCATTAAAAGATAATTATCCTTGGGCACAATCTATAGTAGTTTGTACCGAGTATTTTGGAAATTATAAGTTTCCTGTTTCGCTGCAGAAGCGATATGCAAAAGGATTACTATTATCTTTAAGTAATATACCTGATGGTGTTGAATTTAAACGGAGACAATCTTTTGAAACATGGTTACAGAGTCAAAATATTCAATATATTGGTGGTGAAACCGCAAAGCCAGCTGGTGTTGTCCCTCTGCGTCCCGCTTCTGTAGCCGCGGGCCTTGGAATTTATAGAAAAAATAATTTCTTTTATGGTCCTAAAGGTTCTAATTATGAATTGGTAGCCTATTTAATAGATAAGTCTTGTGAATATATTCATGATACGGATATTCCTCCGTGCCCAGATTCTTGTAACTTATGTCAGCAAGGTTGTAAGACAAAATCTTTATCTGCACCATTTACGATGAATCCAATGACATGTGTTTCTTTTATCAATACCTTTGGTGATGGGAATATGCCAGAGGGAATAACAGAAGATATGTTGGAAGAGTGGATTATAGGTTGTGATAATTGCCAAGACTCGTGCCCATTTAATAAGAATCATGATTGGAGCATCGGGAAAGACTATCCTGGACTTGATGAATTGGAACCTATACTACAGCCAGAATTTATTTTGAAAGCCTCTGATGAAGAGATTATAGAACAAATGATTCCTAAATTCTGTTTTCATTTAACGAATGAACAAATTCCATTGTTGCGTAAATCTGCTAGGCGGGCTATAGAATACAGAAATAGGTGGCAAAAACAATGA
- a CDS encoding metal-dependent hydrolase: MKTKLTYFGHACFMLTRGDVSMIFDPFLTGNTWDIAKKEDIKCQYIFVSHGHDDHYGDTDFIAKTNDALVISTAEVAGKAAAAGCRTHAMHLGGKFDFEFGSVRIVPAFHGAGIPGGHAAGCIVDFYGDIVYFAGDTALFSDMKLLNRFGDIDYALLPIGDNFTMGVEDAALAASYVKARISIPIHYKTWPVIDREPGVFTSLVEGKYNQTALIIDPGSSIELNN; encoded by the coding sequence ATGAAAACAAAACTAACTTATTTCGGTCATGCTTGCTTTATGCTAACACGCGGTGATGTGTCCATGATTTTCGACCCATTCTTAACAGGTAATACATGGGATATCGCAAAAAAAGAAGATATCAAATGCCAATATATCTTTGTCAGCCATGGTCACGATGACCACTATGGCGATACAGATTTCATTGCTAAAACAAATGATGCGCTCGTTATCTCTACTGCAGAGGTAGCAGGTAAAGCAGCAGCTGCTGGTTGTCGTACACACGCTATGCATTTAGGCGGTAAATTTGACTTTGAATTCGGTTCTGTTCGCATAGTTCCAGCCTTCCACGGTGCTGGTATCCCTGGTGGTCATGCAGCAGGTTGTATCGTAGATTTCTATGGAGATATTGTATACTTTGCAGGTGATACAGCACTCTTTAGCGATATGAAATTATTGAATCGCTTTGGAGATATTGACTACGCTTTACTTCCTATTGGTGATAACTTCACGATGGGCGTTGAAGATGCAGCTCTTGCTGCTTCTTATGTAAAAGCGCGTATCTCCATTCCAATTCACTACAAAACATGGCCTGTTATCGACCGTGAACCAGGTGTATTTACAAGCTTAGTTGAAGGCAAATATAATCAAACAGCCCTCATTATCGATCCAGGTTCCTCTATCGAGCTCAATAACTAA
- the typA gene encoding translational GTPase TypA, translating to MIRENLRNVAIIAHVDHGKTTLVDALLKQSHVFRENEKVAERVMDSNDLERERGITILSKNTAVMHDGIKINIVDTPGHADFGGEVERVLNMVDGVLLLVDAYEGPMPQTKYVLRKALEQKLKPIVVINKIDRPDQRVKEVEDEVLELFMELEADDDQLDFPVVYASARAGVAKTNWDDEAVNMEPLFETLIEEIPAPQGDLEGPLQFMVTTLDYDNFIGKIAVGRIVRGKMKPNQQVAIMTGESTRKAKIGRVYTYNGLNRVETDEAEMGDIIAFAGIDDINIGETVADAENPEALPSISIDEPTLSMVFSVNNSPFAGREGEFVTSRHLRDRLFREVETNVSMKVEETDSADAFKVSGRGELHLAVLIETMRREGYELQVGKPRVIFKTINDKLCEPLEALTIDVPQEFMGTVMENLGQRKAELTNMVELAGYLRMEFVIPARGLIGFRAQFLTATKGNGIMNHVFHGYAPYKGEIPSRTRGALVAFENGETTPYGLNSVQDRGTLFVGPNQDVYAGQVIGENTRELDMDVNPCKKKHVTNMRSSSSDEAVRLTPPRIFSLEQALEWINDDELVEVTPESIRMRKTILDRNARAKAAKNKK from the coding sequence ATGATTCGCGAAAATCTTCGTAATGTAGCGATTATCGCCCACGTTGACCATGGTAAAACTACTTTGGTGGACGCGTTATTAAAACAAAGCCATGTGTTCCGTGAAAATGAAAAAGTAGCAGAACGCGTAATGGACTCCAACGACTTGGAACGTGAACGCGGTATTACCATTTTGTCTAAAAACACTGCTGTTATGCATGATGGCATTAAAATCAACATCGTTGATACTCCAGGCCATGCTGACTTCGGCGGCGAAGTAGAACGTGTACTTAACATGGTTGACGGCGTATTGCTTCTCGTAGATGCTTACGAAGGTCCAATGCCTCAAACTAAATACGTTTTGCGTAAAGCTTTAGAACAAAAGTTGAAACCAATCGTTGTTATCAACAAAATTGACCGTCCTGACCAACGCGTTAAAGAGGTTGAAGATGAAGTACTTGAATTGTTCATGGAACTTGAAGCTGATGATGACCAACTAGATTTCCCTGTAGTATACGCATCTGCTCGTGCTGGTGTGGCTAAAACTAACTGGGATGACGAAGCTGTAAATATGGAACCATTGTTTGAAACATTGATCGAAGAAATTCCTGCACCACAAGGTGATTTGGAAGGTCCTCTTCAATTCATGGTTACTACACTTGATTACGATAACTTCATCGGTAAAATCGCAGTAGGCCGTATCGTTCGCGGTAAAATGAAACCTAACCAACAAGTAGCTATCATGACTGGTGAAAGCACTCGTAAAGCGAAAATCGGTCGTGTATATACATACAATGGCTTGAACCGTGTTGAAACTGACGAAGCTGAAATGGGTGATATCATTGCGTTCGCTGGTATCGACGATATCAATATCGGCGAAACTGTAGCAGATGCTGAAAATCCTGAAGCATTACCATCCATCTCCATCGACGAACCAACATTGTCCATGGTATTCTCCGTAAACAACTCTCCATTCGCTGGCCGCGAAGGTGAATTCGTTACATCCCGTCACTTACGTGATCGTTTGTTCCGCGAAGTAGAAACTAACGTTTCTATGAAGGTAGAAGAAACTGATTCTGCAGATGCTTTCAAAGTATCTGGCCGTGGCGAATTGCATTTGGCTGTATTAATTGAAACTATGCGTCGTGAAGGCTATGAATTACAAGTAGGTAAACCTCGCGTAATTTTCAAAACTATTAACGACAAATTGTGCGAACCATTAGAAGCATTGACTATCGACGTACCTCAAGAATTCATGGGTACTGTAATGGAAAATCTTGGTCAACGTAAAGCTGAATTGACTAACATGGTTGAGTTAGCTGGTTACCTTCGCATGGAATTCGTAATTCCTGCACGTGGTTTGATCGGTTTCCGTGCACAATTCTTAACAGCTACAAAAGGTAATGGTATTATGAACCATGTATTCCATGGTTATGCACCATACAAAGGCGAAATTCCTTCCCGTACACGCGGTGCCTTGGTAGCATTTGAAAATGGCGAAACTACTCCATATGGCTTGAACTCTGTTCAAGATCGCGGTACATTGTTCGTTGGTCCTAACCAAGACGTGTACGCAGGCCAAGTTATTGGTGAAAACACTCGTGAACTTGATATGGATGTTAACCCATGTAAGAAAAAACACGTTACTAACATGCGTTCTAGCTCCTCTGATGAAGCAGTTCGCTTGACTCCACCTCGTATCTTCTCCTTGGAACAAGCTCTTGAGTGGATTAACGATGACGAACTCGTTGAAGTAACACCTGAAAGTATTCGTATGCGTAAAACAATCCTTGATCGTAACGCACGTGCGAAAGCTGCTAAAAACAAAAAATAA
- the trmL gene encoding tRNA (uridine(34)/cytosine(34)/5-carboxymethylaminomethyluridine(34)-2'-O)-methyltransferase TrmL: MEIVLYEPEIPGNTGNIARLCAANHMTLHLIKPLGFSIDDKHVKRAGLDYWHLVDVQVHENIQELYAKYPDRRYFYATTKAKHTHSEVKYEIGDMLVFGPESRGLPESLLEGVEETCIRIPMVDEARSLNLSNAVAIIAYEAMRQLDYPDLKAEGNWIQPK, from the coding sequence ATGGAAATAGTACTTTATGAGCCAGAAATCCCTGGCAATACAGGAAATATAGCGCGTTTATGCGCAGCTAATCACATGACCCTACATCTTATCAAACCACTTGGTTTTTCTATCGACGATAAGCACGTGAAACGAGCTGGTCTCGATTATTGGCATTTGGTAGATGTACAGGTACATGAAAATATTCAAGAGTTGTATGCGAAATATCCTGATCGCAGATATTTCTACGCTACTACAAAAGCAAAGCATACCCACTCCGAGGTAAAGTATGAAATCGGAGATATGCTCGTATTCGGTCCTGAATCAAGAGGCTTGCCTGAAAGCTTATTAGAAGGTGTTGAAGAAACATGTATTCGCATACCAATGGTAGATGAGGCGCGTTCTCTAAACTTATCTAACGCAGTAGCCATTATTGCGTATGAAGCTATGCGCCAACTTGATTATCCAGATCTTAAAGCCGAAGGCAACTGGATTCAACCTAAATAA
- a CDS encoding VWA-like domain-containing protein produces the protein MQRNLDKDDIRDASDLLTHIDGWEKTGSYDEKAIEALDRWHAKRERIHREAEALYTQIYAAYEAYVDSYEAQHHSMEPERIAADLMNHNMSDSHIGTIGRALDEIQIEGTDFAIMQQAVMTPAFEQRLWNILHDVNSLLLEEDQFFGYFYLQMAHRIRFDMTSAFGINLKQGGYVLYVNPFILLRQPPDVMKDGIKREILHIISAHLMRVKTLSQSFNKTAVHMAMDMVVNDYLEHVDRDAVTVANVNERFGLMLKRFRTIEYYAKAIDKAMKEKPELFVPVDNSDTAVAMEFDSQTSHDIWDESDSIDTDTMDQITERYINEASKGDMEGYVKSLIDTFQKTRRALPWYFYLKKLMGKVASGYKKTTMRRNRRQPERLELSGTLRQHKANVWVALDMSGSITDAEFTNALEQVLQIVHAYNHRITVVECDNEVRRTYTMESVKDVKPRLDVRGATAFSPVFSLANQNRVDLLVYFTDGKGEERLREAPKGYKVLWVLTGENPQLSLHNPYGMVRELGYVGVDETQDIDEFVRMSSRSGFSMANQEV, from the coding sequence ATGCAACGAAATTTAGATAAAGATGATATTCGCGACGCCTCTGATTTACTCACTCATATAGACGGGTGGGAGAAAACAGGTTCCTATGATGAGAAGGCCATCGAGGCTCTCGATCGTTGGCATGCAAAACGGGAGCGTATTCATCGTGAAGCAGAGGCCTTGTACACGCAAATCTATGCTGCTTACGAAGCCTATGTAGATAGTTATGAAGCACAACATCATAGCATGGAACCAGAACGCATAGCGGCAGACTTGATGAACCATAATATGTCTGATAGTCATATAGGGACCATAGGACGTGCCTTAGATGAGATACAAATTGAAGGCACCGATTTTGCGATAATGCAACAAGCCGTAATGACACCTGCCTTTGAGCAACGATTATGGAATATTTTACATGATGTAAATAGCTTACTCCTTGAAGAGGACCAATTCTTTGGTTATTTCTATTTACAAATGGCTCATCGTATTCGTTTTGATATGACCAGTGCCTTCGGTATTAACTTAAAACAAGGTGGCTATGTATTATATGTAAATCCTTTTATCTTACTACGCCAGCCACCAGATGTTATGAAAGATGGCATTAAGCGTGAAATTCTTCATATTATTTCTGCACATTTGATGCGCGTAAAAACATTGAGTCAAAGCTTTAATAAAACGGCCGTACATATGGCGATGGATATGGTTGTAAATGACTACTTAGAACATGTTGATCGTGATGCGGTTACTGTAGCCAATGTAAATGAACGTTTTGGATTGATGCTCAAACGATTCCGTACCATTGAGTATTACGCCAAGGCCATCGATAAGGCGATGAAGGAAAAGCCTGAACTCTTTGTACCTGTAGATAATTCTGATACAGCTGTAGCTATGGAGTTTGACTCTCAAACTAGCCATGATATTTGGGATGAATCTGATTCCATTGATACGGATACGATGGACCAAATTACGGAGCGCTATATCAACGAAGCCTCAAAAGGTGATATGGAAGGGTATGTGAAGAGTCTCATCGATACCTTCCAAAAGACGCGTCGTGCTCTTCCGTGGTATTTCTACCTTAAAAAGCTTATGGGCAAGGTAGCAAGTGGGTACAAAAAAACGACGATGCGTCGCAATCGTCGTCAACCTGAGCGCTTGGAGTTGTCTGGTACCTTGCGTCAACATAAAGCTAATGTATGGGTTGCTCTCGATATGAGTGGTAGTATTACCGATGCAGAGTTTACGAACGCCTTAGAACAAGTACTGCAAATTGTACATGCCTATAACCATCGCATCACCGTTGTAGAATGTGATAATGAGGTGCGCCGTACTTATACGATGGAATCAGTAAAAGATGTAAAGCCTCGCCTTGATGTGCGCGGTGCAACAGCTTTCTCGCCAGTATTTTCTTTAGCCAATCAAAACCGTGTGGATTTATTGGTTTACTTCACGGATGGCAAAGGCGAGGAACGATTACGAGAGGCTCCGAAAGGGTATAAGGTTTTATGGGTTCTTACAGGGGAAAATCCTCAACTATCTCTTCATAATCCGTATGGCATGGTTCGTGAACTAGGTTATGTGGGTGTAGATGAAACACAAGATATAGATGAATTTGTACGTATGTCTAGTCGTAGTGGCTTTTCTATGGCTAACCAAGAGGTTTAG
- a CDS encoding YlbF family regulator — protein sequence MNYDKAHDLAHAMRESEEYKELMAAQEALKADAVAAALVRTFMAQQMQWEYAKLSGAPEADELQKKQEELMPQIQENAAAAAYLQAQMRWSQISNDIYKIISEPITEGMKVLDHGEQQQPKH from the coding sequence ATGAACTACGATAAAGCTCATGATTTAGCTCACGCTATGCGTGAATCCGAAGAGTACAAAGAGTTAATGGCAGCTCAAGAGGCTTTGAAAGCTGATGCAGTAGCAGCGGCGTTGGTACGCACATTTATGGCACAACAAATGCAATGGGAATACGCAAAGTTGTCTGGTGCACCAGAAGCTGATGAATTGCAAAAGAAACAAGAGGAATTAATGCCTCAAATTCAAGAAAATGCTGCAGCGGCTGCTTATTTACAAGCACAAATGCGTTGGAGCCAAATCTCTAATGATATTTATAAAATCATTAGCGAACCAATCACTGAGGGGATGAAAGTGTTAGATCATGGCGAACAACAACAACCAAAACATTAA
- a CDS encoding DUF4198 domain-containing protein: MNKKILASLFAVGLAAGCVCSSVDAHGVFFANRTDEKVLVLGEGPVDNAYSADMVKNITAYDVQGKQIPVQVVKHEKNIAIVPPADLGVTVTNFDYGYWTKTKDGKTIHKPITEVPGAVKSTHAIKYDVHYWNAQAKPFVDKNAFIQIVPSVNPLTLRKGDTYEIQVFKDGKPYANAPLIKDLVNDLTGEAKADENGKATVAVTADGLNVVGVEVAFPTQTKGEQNKYFSALSFLISPEE; encoded by the coding sequence ATGAATAAGAAAATTCTAGCTTCTTTATTTGCTGTAGGTTTAGCTGCAGGCTGTGTATGCTCTTCTGTTGATGCACATGGTGTGTTCTTCGCTAACCGTACAGATGAAAAAGTACTTGTATTAGGTGAGGGTCCTGTAGATAATGCTTATAGTGCAGATATGGTAAAAAATATTACTGCATATGATGTACAAGGCAAACAAATTCCAGTACAAGTTGTGAAGCATGAAAAAAATATAGCTATTGTTCCACCAGCAGATCTTGGTGTAACTGTAACTAATTTCGATTATGGCTACTGGACTAAGACTAAAGATGGTAAAACAATTCATAAACCAATCACCGAAGTTCCTGGTGCGGTTAAGAGTACACATGCTATCAAATATGATGTTCATTACTGGAATGCACAAGCAAAACCATTTGTAGATAAGAATGCATTTATTCAAATTGTACCTTCTGTTAATCCATTGACATTAAGAAAAGGTGATACCTATGAAATCCAAGTGTTTAAAGATGGTAAACCATATGCGAATGCACCTCTTATCAAAGATTTAGTAAATGATTTAACTGGTGAAGCTAAAGCCGATGAAAATGGTAAAGCTACTGTAGCTGTTACAGCAGATGGCTTAAATGTAGTAGGTGTTGAAGTTGCATTCCCTACACAAACTAAAGGGGAACAAAATAAATACTTTAGTGCATTGTCCTTCCTTATTTCTCCTGAAGAATAA